In Magnetospirillum sp. XM-1, a single window of DNA contains:
- a CDS encoding glycosyltransferase family 1 protein, translating to MRVLINALHSKSGGGFTYLSNIVPLLARDPQLELHLVLHANQLNQYEGLADFARLHIFRFGESMSRTFLWEQFVLPLVARIVEADVVYSPANYGPLMARHSILLARNSLSVVMKEARPTKIAYWAAVAFMTLVSMFVARRVVAVSNYTVSSLTRWPFTWLKSKITVVNHGINPEFHPGNGERGNALLAVGDIYIQKNYHTLLDAFCRLLERYPDLTLTIAGKPLDTGYAADLYATVAERGVGDKVTFLGHVRPSELCRLYQSCRIFVFPSTVETFGNPLVEALACGTPTACSNRTAMPEIAGDAVEYFDPEDVDSMCRAVEVLLTDPARRAELSERAVRRAADFSWVRCAERLAGIFKESAR from the coding sequence GTGCGGGTTCTGATCAATGCGCTGCACTCGAAATCAGGCGGCGGCTTCACCTATCTCAGCAACATCGTCCCGCTGCTGGCCAGAGATCCGCAACTGGAACTGCACCTCGTCCTGCATGCCAATCAATTGAACCAGTACGAGGGCTTGGCCGACTTTGCCCGCCTGCACATCTTCCGGTTCGGCGAGAGCATGTCGCGCACCTTCTTGTGGGAGCAATTCGTGCTGCCCCTGGTGGCCCGGATCGTAGAGGCCGACGTGGTCTATTCGCCGGCTAATTATGGCCCGCTCATGGCGCGCCACAGCATTCTGCTGGCCCGCAATTCCCTCTCGGTGGTCATGAAGGAAGCCCGCCCCACCAAGATCGCCTACTGGGCGGCGGTGGCGTTCATGACCCTGGTGTCTATGTTCGTGGCAAGGCGGGTCGTGGCAGTGTCCAATTACACGGTGTCCAGCCTGACCCGATGGCCCTTCACCTGGCTGAAGTCCAAGATCACGGTGGTCAATCACGGCATCAATCCTGAGTTCCATCCGGGAAACGGGGAACGTGGCAATGCGCTGCTGGCCGTCGGCGACATCTATATTCAGAAGAATTACCACACCTTGCTCGATGCGTTCTGCCGATTGCTGGAACGCTATCCTGACCTGACGCTGACCATCGCCGGCAAGCCGCTGGATACCGGGTACGCGGCGGATCTTTACGCCACGGTGGCCGAGCGGGGGGTGGGCGACAAGGTCACCTTTCTCGGCCATGTCCGGCCGTCCGAACTGTGCCGCCTCTATCAGAGCTGCCGTATCTTCGTCTTTCCATCGACGGTGGAGACCTTCGGCAATCCCCTGGTCGAAGCCCTGGCCTGCGGAACGCCCACGGCCTGTTCCAACCGTACCGCCATGCCGGAAATCGCCGGCGATGCCGTGGAATATTTCGATCCCGAGGACGTGGATTCCATGTGCCGGGCGGTGGAGGTCCTGCTGACCGATCCGGCCCGGCGGGCAGAGCTTTCCGAGCGCGCCGTGCGCCGTGCCGCCGACTTTTCCTGGGTCCGCTGCGCCGAGCGGTTGGCGGGGATTTTCAAAGAATCGGCCCGCTGA
- a CDS encoding glycosyltransferase family 4 protein, with protein MSRGSLLLVTLPPFRGGVPAKAAIMAGRLRRLGWTVTVAYYATLSDHPDLVVPSWRLFRGARPGQAEGRCWDDFACHAIGCRFPELEAPYTAISAPWRELVARHDRHLAIGGTPLVANILVECDVPHLLWCACPVDDDRRDRVEAMGWGRRLMDRSVVRPLLLAQQRRVLASPLCSVMGVSRYTCRTLAGQGGTDPHLLPIPTDSDAFTPPARPAEPGTIGFAGRLGDPRKRVPLLLEAVAEMRRSGVPVRLRLAGEAPPELPALAGRLGIAGEVEFLGHVPAEGLPAFYQSLDVFALPSAQEGLGIVGVEAMACGVPVVAAARGYGPDDYVIDGQTGWFSQGDAKSLAERIAAIVADRPARDAMSGAARALAVERFGLAAFEEGLADNWRRRWGDEP; from the coding sequence ATGAGCCGCGGGTCGCTGCTGCTGGTGACTCTTCCGCCCTTCCGGGGCGGCGTGCCGGCCAAGGCCGCCATCATGGCCGGCCGCCTGCGCCGGTTGGGCTGGACGGTGACCGTCGCCTACTACGCCACGCTGAGCGACCACCCGGATCTGGTGGTTCCATCCTGGCGGCTGTTCCGCGGCGCGCGGCCCGGACAGGCAGAAGGCCGGTGCTGGGACGACTTTGCCTGTCATGCGATCGGCTGCCGCTTCCCCGAGCTGGAGGCCCCCTATACCGCAATCTCGGCTCCCTGGCGGGAGTTGGTGGCCCGCCACGACCGGCATCTGGCCATCGGCGGGACGCCGCTGGTGGCCAATATCCTGGTGGAGTGCGATGTTCCCCATCTGCTGTGGTGCGCCTGTCCGGTGGATGACGATCGCAGGGACCGGGTCGAGGCCATGGGATGGGGGCGGCGCCTGATGGACCGTAGTGTGGTCCGCCCCCTGCTCCTCGCCCAGCAGCGCCGGGTCCTGGCCTCGCCCCTCTGCTCGGTCATGGGGGTGAGCCGATACACCTGCCGGACCCTGGCCGGACAGGGCGGCACCGACCCCCATCTGCTGCCAATTCCCACGGATTCTGACGCCTTCACGCCCCCGGCCCGACCGGCCGAGCCCGGCACCATCGGCTTTGCCGGGCGGTTGGGCGATCCGCGCAAGCGGGTGCCGCTGTTGCTCGAGGCGGTGGCCGAAATGCGCCGGTCCGGTGTGCCCGTCCGGCTGCGGCTGGCCGGCGAGGCGCCGCCGGAGTTGCCGGCCCTGGCCGGACGGCTGGGAATCGCCGGCGAGGTCGAGTTCCTCGGCCATGTTCCGGCGGAAGGCTTGCCGGCCTTCTACCAGAGCCTGGACGTCTTCGCCCTGCCTTCGGCGCAGGAGGGGCTGGGCATCGTCGGGGTCGAGGCCATGGCCTGCGGCGTACCGGTGGTCGCGGCGGCCCGGGGATACGGACCCGACGACTATGTCATCGACGGGCAGACCGGCTGGTTCTCGCAAGGAGATGCAAAGTCCCTGGCCGAGCGTATCGCGGCGATCGTCGCCGACCGGCCGGCGCGGGACGCCATGTCGGGGGCGGCGCGTGCTCTGGCGGTGGAGCGGTTCGGGCTGGCGGCCTTCGAGGAGGGGCTGGCGGACAACTGGCGGCGACGGTGGGGGGACGAGCCGTGA
- a CDS encoding glycosyltransferase family 4 protein — protein MIRLLYVVSHPIQYQAPLLRLIAAQAGIHLRVLFLRYPDGAMDPGFGRVVHWDVPLLEGYEHARFDPATLGRELRAADVVWLHGWQGWRMKAVLLAAKLLRRPVLMRGENWDGAMPDGPGWRGAAKRAALGTLFRLCRGFLAIGSCNARYYARLGVPPDRVFSIPYAVDNAFFARHAAAAPPDLRARLGLPDGRQVVLYAGKLSRRKHPHTLLAAWRKAFPTHEGRPVLVFVGDGEMAAELTAAAGEDVHFLGFRNQTEMPALYALADVFVLAAEREAWGLAINEAMACGTAVIASTQCGAAHDLVDGQVGAMVPPGDVEALADALRWVLPHAQDLGGQARRRIEGWDFNADLKGLQQALGDVTGQRGGSA, from the coding sequence GTGATCCGCCTGCTCTACGTGGTCAGCCACCCCATCCAGTACCAGGCCCCCCTGCTGCGGCTGATCGCTGCCCAAGCCGGCATTCATCTGCGTGTGCTGTTCCTGCGTTATCCCGATGGGGCGATGGACCCCGGCTTCGGCCGCGTCGTGCACTGGGACGTGCCGCTGCTGGAGGGGTACGAGCATGCGCGGTTCGACCCCGCCACCCTCGGCCGCGAGCTGCGGGCGGCCGACGTGGTCTGGCTGCACGGTTGGCAGGGCTGGCGGATGAAGGCGGTGCTGCTGGCCGCCAAGCTGCTGCGGCGCCCCGTGCTGATGCGGGGGGAGAACTGGGACGGCGCCATGCCCGATGGCCCCGGCTGGCGGGGTGCGGCCAAGCGCGCCGCTCTCGGGACCCTGTTCCGCCTGTGCCGCGGCTTCCTCGCCATCGGCAGCTGCAACGCCCGCTATTACGCCCGTCTCGGGGTGCCGCCCGACCGGGTGTTCTCCATACCCTATGCCGTCGACAACGCCTTCTTCGCCCGCCATGCTGCCGCCGCGCCGCCCGATCTGCGCGCGCGGCTCGGTCTGCCGGACGGGCGGCAAGTGGTGCTGTACGCTGGCAAACTCAGCCGCCGCAAGCACCCGCATACGTTGCTCGCCGCCTGGCGGAAGGCCTTTCCCACGCACGAGGGCCGCCCCGTGCTGGTCTTCGTCGGAGATGGTGAGATGGCGGCCGAACTGACGGCGGCGGCGGGAGAGGATGTCCATTTCCTCGGCTTTCGCAATCAGACCGAGATGCCGGCGCTTTACGCCCTGGCCGATGTTTTCGTCCTGGCCGCCGAGCGTGAGGCCTGGGGCTTGGCCATCAACGAGGCCATGGCCTGCGGTACCGCTGTCATTGCCAGCACCCAATGCGGCGCTGCCCATGATCTGGTGGACGGGCAGGTGGGGGCCATGGTGCCGCCGGGTGACGTGGAGGCCCTGGCCGATGCCTTGCGCTGGGTCCTGCCGCACGCGCAAGACTTGGGCGGGCAGGCGCGCCGCCGGATCGAAGGCTGGGATTTCAACGCCGATCTTAAGGGGTTGCAGCAGGCCCTGGGAGATGTGACCGGACAGCGGGGAGGCTCCGCATGA
- a CDS encoding glycosyltransferase, whose protein sequence is MRILFVAESVPGSRSLQRLEALRQLGHSVRFVPSTPEGHSCERAPSLAYRISYRLRVPFDLAGVNAALAGLDARQFDLALFDNARTVRRRTLQAMKAANPDLALVWISEDDMVNPRHLTRWLAAAIPQFDLWVTTKSFNAEPGEMPARGARRVLFVNNSYDPSLHRPLAINAGERARFGADISFVGTFEAPRAASLLRLARAGLTCRVWGNGWGGLVGAHPGLVVENKPVYGEDYVRVLCASKINLCFLRHFNRDRQTTRSIEIPACGAFMMHERSDEMAALLPSEYAAAYFGDDDELVAQCRRWLADDAGRAAVAAAGRARVRDLGLGHGEVLERVLAAAKSPS, encoded by the coding sequence ATGAGAATCCTGTTCGTCGCCGAATCGGTTCCGGGCTCGCGCTCGCTGCAGCGGCTCGAGGCTTTGCGCCAGTTGGGCCACTCGGTGCGCTTCGTGCCCTCGACGCCCGAGGGGCATTCCTGCGAGCGGGCGCCGTCGTTGGCCTACCGCATCAGCTATCGCCTGCGGGTTCCCTTCGATCTGGCCGGCGTCAATGCCGCCCTGGCGGGCCTGGACGCGCGCCAGTTCGATCTGGCCCTGTTCGACAATGCCCGCACCGTGCGCCGCCGCACCCTGCAGGCGATGAAAGCCGCCAATCCCGACCTGGCGCTGGTGTGGATTTCGGAAGATGACATGGTCAATCCCCGTCATCTGACCCGCTGGCTGGCGGCCGCCATTCCCCAGTTCGATCTGTGGGTGACCACCAAGTCGTTCAACGCCGAGCCCGGGGAGATGCCGGCGCGCGGCGCGCGGCGGGTTCTGTTCGTCAACAATTCCTACGACCCGTCGCTTCACCGGCCCCTGGCGATCAATGCCGGGGAGCGGGCGCGCTTCGGCGCCGACATCAGCTTTGTCGGCACTTTCGAGGCGCCGCGCGCCGCCAGTCTTCTCCGTCTCGCCCGGGCGGGGCTGACATGTCGGGTGTGGGGCAATGGCTGGGGCGGTCTGGTCGGCGCCCATCCCGGACTCGTGGTGGAGAACAAGCCGGTATACGGCGAGGATTATGTCCGGGTATTGTGCGCCAGCAAGATCAACCTATGCTTTCTGCGGCATTTCAACCGGGATCGGCAGACCACCCGATCCATCGAGATTCCTGCGTGCGGAGCGTTCATGATGCACGAACGGTCGGACGAGATGGCGGCCCTGCTGCCGTCCGAGTATGCGGCGGCCTATTTCGGCGATGACGACGAGCTGGTGGCCCAGTGCCGCCGTTGGCTGGCCGACGATGCGGGCCGCGCCGCCGTGGCCGCCGCCGGCCGCGCCCGGGTCCGCGACCTGGGGCTCGGCCATGGGGAAGTCCTCGAACGGGTGCTTGCCGCCGCGAAGAGTCCGTCATGA
- a CDS encoding glycosyltransferase: protein MRILMNAFSAKRGGILTYTSNMLKSLRDRGVKVVVAVSPEFDLPEGIEAIRHPVANYNPTHRLLWEQLVWPKVVARVNPDVLFSSANFGIRRSPVPQLLLMREGGLFDPFYLHFVAPSQGIKLAAWRFMRRKLMLQSMIWADKVMAPSQAMKDLLAQWQPESAEKVVVNRYGTLDGVFNLNERSRIWREDGVLRLLYVSVYYPHKSPGDVCRLVERLEAAGIRAHATITMQMEDAANSPGGALDLRAMERLSAAGKLTLCKVPYHQLPELYNSHDVFVFPAVAETFGHPMAEALSSGLPVVVADTPVAREVCGDCALYATPFRPEEMLKQVLALDADPALRQRLAVDGRTRVLSDLQWSDHVDRLIGLFETMRR from the coding sequence ATGAGAATCCTGATGAACGCCTTTTCCGCCAAGCGTGGCGGCATCCTCACCTATACCAGCAATATGCTGAAGTCGCTTCGTGACCGTGGTGTCAAGGTGGTGGTGGCGGTCTCGCCGGAATTCGATCTTCCCGAGGGAATCGAGGCGATCCGCCACCCGGTCGCCAATTACAACCCCACCCATCGCCTGCTGTGGGAGCAACTGGTCTGGCCGAAGGTCGTGGCGCGGGTCAATCCCGACGTCTTGTTCTCGTCGGCCAATTTCGGCATACGGCGCTCGCCGGTGCCGCAGCTTCTGCTGATGCGGGAGGGGGGCCTGTTCGACCCCTTCTATCTCCATTTCGTCGCCCCCAGCCAGGGGATCAAGCTGGCCGCATGGCGCTTCATGCGGCGCAAGCTGATGCTGCAGTCCATGATCTGGGCCGACAAGGTGATGGCTCCCTCCCAGGCCATGAAGGATCTGCTGGCCCAATGGCAGCCGGAAAGCGCCGAAAAGGTCGTGGTCAATCGTTATGGCACCCTGGACGGCGTCTTCAATCTGAACGAGCGATCCCGCATATGGCGCGAGGATGGGGTGCTTCGCCTGCTGTACGTGTCGGTCTATTACCCCCATAAGTCGCCGGGTGATGTTTGCCGTCTGGTGGAGCGGCTGGAGGCGGCCGGCATCCGGGCGCATGCCACCATTACCATGCAGATGGAAGACGCGGCCAACTCGCCGGGCGGCGCCCTTGACCTGCGGGCCATGGAGCGCCTCTCGGCGGCGGGTAAGCTGACCCTTTGCAAGGTGCCGTATCACCAACTGCCCGAGCTTTACAACAGTCACGACGTTTTCGTTTTTCCGGCGGTGGCCGAGACTTTCGGTCATCCCATGGCCGAAGCGCTGAGTTCCGGTCTGCCGGTGGTGGTCGCCGACACGCCGGTGGCGCGCGAGGTTTGCGGCGATTGCGCCCTTTACGCCACGCCCTTCCGGCCCGAGGAGATGCTGAAGCAGGTCCTAGCCCTTGACGCCGATCCGGCCCTGCGCCAGCGGCTTGCCGTGGACGGCCGGACGCGGGTGCTGTCCGACCTGCAATGGTCCGATCACGTCGACCGTCTGATCGGGCTGTTCGAGACCATGCGGCGCTGA
- a CDS encoding oligosaccharide flippase family protein encodes MNHGAEPSSDNGPAELGLGRAFLRNGALLMGSSLVQSLAGFASQLILMRLLVPADFGGFALALASVGLVQVIFSPCLGTLAILARDDEYTEDFRYRLNSAMAIEAVFSLVLMLIWQAMVGISSLWVFPLILTLALGHWLNSVTTFFERGMPYRHLTAIETGSQVTGHAAALLLALAGAGVASLYLREAVVVVVRLAMMLRIGAIPRWPLRWVSLAEWRGLLTATRVPWLDGIVDGGFQRLVTLAVGMLCGTHGTGLFVQAQRLALVPHQLLSPVVVRLAGNVFCRVGGHDAFHTLVRIGGLLFLLLAGAAAGAWTFADVVIPWLFGAGWREAGPVMAAMAGVVLGYSMFELVRAYCLAQRQNALLLTGRAMQYVIFGLGCLLVAGDASAARLGIVMSAVAVLSATTLITGLAIRRSVR; translated from the coding sequence ATGAACCACGGGGCTGAGCCATCCTCCGATAACGGACCGGCTGAGTTGGGGTTGGGCCGGGCGTTCCTGCGTAACGGTGCGCTGCTCATGGGCAGTTCCTTGGTGCAGTCGTTGGCGGGGTTCGCCAGTCAACTGATTTTGATGCGGCTCCTAGTGCCGGCCGATTTCGGCGGCTTCGCCCTGGCTCTTGCCAGTGTCGGCTTGGTGCAGGTCATCTTTTCCCCCTGCCTCGGCACGCTGGCGATCCTGGCCCGGGATGACGAGTACACCGAAGACTTCCGCTACCGCCTCAACTCGGCCATGGCCATCGAGGCGGTGTTTTCCCTGGTCCTCATGCTGATCTGGCAGGCCATGGTCGGCATCTCGTCCCTGTGGGTCTTTCCCCTGATCCTGACCCTGGCGCTGGGTCACTGGCTCAACTCGGTGACCACCTTCTTCGAACGCGGCATGCCCTATCGCCACCTGACCGCCATCGAGACCGGCTCGCAGGTCACCGGGCACGCGGCGGCGTTGCTTCTGGCCCTGGCCGGGGCGGGGGTGGCCAGCCTCTATCTGCGCGAGGCGGTGGTGGTGGTGGTGCGTCTCGCCATGATGTTGAGGATTGGCGCCATTCCCCGCTGGCCGTTGCGGTGGGTCAGTCTGGCGGAATGGCGTGGCCTGTTGACCGCGACACGGGTTCCGTGGCTGGACGGCATCGTCGACGGCGGGTTCCAGCGTCTGGTGACCCTGGCTGTGGGCATGCTGTGCGGCACCCACGGTACCGGATTGTTCGTTCAGGCGCAGCGTCTCGCTCTGGTGCCTCACCAGCTTCTGTCCCCGGTGGTGGTGCGATTGGCCGGCAACGTCTTCTGCCGCGTCGGGGGGCATGACGCGTTTCATACCCTGGTGCGGATCGGAGGCCTGCTGTTCCTGCTGCTGGCCGGCGCCGCGGCGGGGGCCTGGACCTTTGCCGACGTGGTGATTCCCTGGCTGTTCGGGGCGGGCTGGCGCGAGGCCGGACCGGTCATGGCGGCCATGGCCGGCGTGGTCCTGGGCTACAGCATGTTCGAGTTGGTGCGCGCCTATTGTCTGGCGCAGCGCCAAAACGCCCTGCTGCTGACCGGGCGGGCGATGCAATACGTCATCTTCGGCTTGGGCTGCCTGCTGGTGGCCGGCGATGCGTCGGCGGCCAGGCTGGGTATCGTCATGTCGGCGGTGGCCGTCCTTTCGGCGACAACCCTGATTACCGGCCTTGCCATCCGGCGGAGCGTGCGGTGA
- a CDS encoding glycosyltransferase family 4 protein: protein MKVALCVHGRFHAFELAGELSRHGCLAQLATTYPAMVARHFLPEGVALRTAPWLEALRRLCGKLGVATPDHLIARRFGAFAAATLPQGADILVGWSGASLEAVREARRRGMAVVIERGSTHIVHQNAVLAEAHARLGLRFAGIDPRLMAREVEEYALADLVVTGSSAAAATFAPQGVDAAKVAVNPYGVDLERFARVVPSRRPGPPRILFVGQVGVRKGVPWLLDAFARLGGDAELHLVGPVESAFQPLLTRWPGERVHLHGPLRGEALVRAFADADLFCLPSMEEGFGMVVLQAMAAGLPVVASTATGAVDVPDALPILVAPGDGTALEAGLRRALDNPRHREAMAAAGRRAVVAGFTWADYGRRAVAALERVKGAGTPTG, encoded by the coding sequence ATGAAGGTCGCCTTATGTGTCCATGGCCGTTTCCACGCCTTCGAGCTGGCGGGGGAACTGTCCCGTCACGGCTGTCTGGCCCAATTGGCCACCACCTATCCCGCCATGGTGGCGCGGCACTTTCTGCCCGAGGGCGTGGCCTTGCGCACCGCGCCCTGGCTGGAGGCGCTGCGGCGCCTGTGCGGCAAGCTGGGCGTCGCCACGCCCGACCATCTGATCGCCCGCCGCTTCGGCGCCTTCGCCGCCGCCACGCTGCCCCAAGGAGCCGATATCCTGGTGGGGTGGAGTGGAGCCTCGCTGGAGGCGGTGCGCGAGGCACGCCGCCGCGGCATGGCGGTGGTGATCGAGCGCGGCTCGACCCATATCGTCCATCAGAACGCCGTGCTGGCCGAGGCCCACGCCCGGCTGGGCCTACGGTTCGCCGGCATCGATCCGCGCCTGATGGCCCGCGAGGTCGAGGAATATGCCCTCGCCGATCTGGTGGTCACCGGTTCGTCCGCCGCCGCCGCCACGTTCGCCCCCCAAGGGGTGGATGCGGCCAAGGTGGCCGTCAATCCCTATGGCGTGGACCTGGAGCGCTTTGCACGCGTGGTGCCGTCGCGCCGTCCAGGGCCGCCGCGCATCCTGTTCGTCGGCCAGGTGGGGGTGCGCAAGGGCGTGCCCTGGCTGCTGGACGCTTTCGCGCGCCTGGGTGGCGATGCCGAACTGCATCTGGTCGGCCCCGTGGAGTCCGCGTTCCAACCCCTGTTGACGCGATGGCCGGGCGAGCGGGTGCATCTGCATGGGCCATTGCGGGGAGAGGCGTTGGTCCGAGCCTTCGCCGACGCCGACCTGTTCTGCTTGCCGTCTATGGAAGAGGGGTTCGGCATGGTGGTGCTCCAGGCCATGGCGGCGGGACTGCCGGTGGTGGCCAGCACCGCCACCGGTGCCGTGGACGTTCCCGACGCCCTGCCCATTCTGGTGGCCCCCGGTGACGGTACCGCTCTGGAAGCGGGGCTGCGCCGCGCCCTGGATAATCCCCGCCATCGCGAAGCCATGGCCGCCGCCGGCCGCCGCGCCGTGGTCGCCGGCTTCACCTGGGCCGATTACGGCCGCCGCGCCGTCGCAGCTCTTGAGCGGGTCAAAGGCGCAGGAACGCCGACAGGCTGA
- a CDS encoding MBOAT family O-acyltransferase, with the protein MIGPLPPLAADGIGFASLASLCILAAWYAPAAFPLVLATASAVVALSWLHGLDLAVLAVFLVPPYAVARWTWGRPERADGKVIVAAIALQTAMFLVIKGYPGASLLQPWAQPVAVVGISYMLFRQLQLMIDAPNMGDVKLTPYRYLTWLLAFWTLLAGPIQRYGDFVAGLKGVHRPGRDEALAAAHRAVNGFIKAFVLAPVLLGPSKVTLLARPGSDWLDLAVIFYTFPFYLYLNFAGYTDMMIGIARLCGFTTLPENFNAPYLARNCQEFWGRWHMSLSSWIRDYLFAPLSLAIHRRLPARFHSLALAAAVMMTFVVVGAWHGTTGAFIVFGLMHGVGVLAVAVWDGLLKKRLGRAARKAFVERPWVRVTATVLTFHYVAAAMALVNNSLEEITVSLSAFLRL; encoded by the coding sequence ATGATCGGCCCACTGCCCCCCCTGGCTGCCGACGGCATCGGCTTCGCCAGCCTGGCCTCGCTGTGTATCCTGGCCGCATGGTACGCCCCGGCCGCCTTTCCCCTCGTCCTGGCCACGGCCAGCGCGGTGGTGGCGCTCAGTTGGCTGCACGGCCTCGATCTGGCCGTGCTGGCCGTCTTCCTGGTACCGCCCTACGCGGTCGCCCGCTGGACCTGGGGACGGCCCGAACGCGCCGACGGCAAGGTAATCGTCGCGGCCATCGCCCTCCAGACCGCCATGTTCCTGGTAATCAAGGGCTATCCCGGAGCCAGCCTGCTGCAGCCGTGGGCGCAGCCGGTCGCGGTGGTCGGAATTTCCTACATGCTGTTCCGCCAGTTGCAGCTGATGATCGATGCGCCCAATATGGGCGATGTGAAGCTGACCCCGTACCGCTACCTGACGTGGCTGTTGGCCTTCTGGACCCTGCTGGCGGGGCCGATCCAACGCTACGGCGACTTCGTCGCGGGCCTGAAGGGCGTCCACCGCCCCGGCCGCGACGAGGCCCTGGCGGCCGCCCACCGGGCGGTCAACGGCTTCATCAAGGCCTTCGTCCTGGCCCCCGTGCTGCTGGGACCGTCCAAGGTGACCCTGCTGGCGCGGCCGGGCAGCGACTGGCTCGATCTCGCCGTGATCTTCTACACGTTCCCGTTCTACCTCTACCTGAACTTCGCCGGCTATACCGACATGATGATCGGCATCGCCCGGCTTTGCGGCTTCACCACCCTGCCCGAGAATTTCAACGCCCCCTATCTGGCACGGAACTGCCAGGAATTCTGGGGACGCTGGCATATGTCGCTGAGCAGCTGGATTCGCGACTATCTGTTCGCACCGCTGTCGCTCGCCATCCACCGGCGGCTGCCGGCCAGGTTCCACTCGCTGGCCCTGGCCGCGGCGGTGATGATGACCTTCGTGGTGGTCGGCGCCTGGCACGGCACCACCGGCGCCTTCATCGTGTTCGGCCTGATGCATGGCGTCGGCGTGCTGGCGGTGGCGGTCTGGGACGGCCTGCTGAAGAAGCGACTGGGCCGGGCGGCGCGCAAGGCCTTCGTGGAAAGACCCTGGGTCCGTGTGACCGCCACCGTCCTGACCTTCCACTACGTGGCGGCGGCCATGGCGCTGGTCAACAACTCCCTGGAGGAGATCACCGTCAGCCTGTCGGCGTTCCTGCGCCTTTGA